In Primulina huaijiensis isolate GDHJ02 chromosome 4, ASM1229523v2, whole genome shotgun sequence, a genomic segment contains:
- the LOC140975393 gene encoding AP-1 complex subunit mu-2, with the protein MAGAASALFLLDIKGRVLVWRDYRGDVSAVQAERFFTKLIEKEGDPESQDPVVHDNGVTYMFVQHNNVYLMIASRQNCNAASLLLFLHRVVDVFKHYFEVLEEESLRDNFVVVYELLDEIMDFGYPQYTEAKILSEFIKTDAYRMEVSQRPPMAVTNAVSWRSEGIRYKKNEVFLDVVESVNILVNTNGQIIRSDVVGALKMRTYLSGMPECKLGLNDRVLLEAQGRATKGKAIDLDDIKFHQCVRLARFENDRTISFIPPDGSFDLMTYRLSTQVKPLIWVEAQVERHSRSRIEIMVKARSQYKERSTATNVEIELPVPTDATNPNVRTSMGSAAYAPENDALVWKIKSFPGGKEYMLRAEFRLPSITSEESVPERKAPIRVKFEIPYFTVSGIQVRYLKIIEKSGYQALPWVRYITMAGEYELRLI; encoded by the exons ATGGCGGGAGCAGCGTCTGCGCTGTTCCTATTGGACATAAAGGGTAGGGTTCTGGTGTGGAGGGACTATCGTGGAGACGTCTCCGCGGTACAAGCCGAGCGTTTCTTCACCAAGCTCATTGAGAAAGAG GGCGATCCAGAATCTCAAGATCCAGTTGTGCATGATAATGGTGTTACATACATGTTTGTACAACACAACAATGTTTATCTCATGATTGCTTCGCGGCAAAACTGCAATGCTGCTAGCCTTCTTCTATTCCTACACCGTGTAGTTGAT GTCTTCAAACATTACTTTGAAGTTTTAGAAGAGGAATCACTGAGAGATAATTTTGTTGTGGTG TATGAGTTACTTGACGAAATTATGGACTTTGGCTACCCGCAATACACTGAAGCAAAGATTCTTAGTGAGTTCATAAAAACTGATGCTTATAGAATGGAAGTATCTCAGAGGCCTCCAATGGCTGTTACAAATGCAGTGTCGTGGCGCAGTGAAGGAATTCGGTACAAAAAGAATGaa GTGTTTCTTGATGTTGTTGAAAGTGTTAATATACTAGTCAATACTAATGGCCAAATAATTAGATCAGACGTTGTTGGGGCGCTAAAGATGCGAACATACTTGAG TGGGATGCCTGAATGTAAGCTTGGGCTAAATGATAGAGTTTTGCTGGAGGCACAAGGGCGAGCTACTAAGGGAAAAGCCATTGACCTGGATGATATCAAGTTTCATCA GTGTGTGCGGTTGGCCCGTTTTGAAAATGATCGAACAATATCTTTCATTCCTCCTGATGGATCTTTTGATCTCATGACTTACAGGCTTAGCACTCAG GTAAAGCCTCTGATATGGGTAGAAGCTCAGGTTGAAAGACATTCTAGAAGTCGCATAGAAATTATGGTAAAAGCCAGGAGCCAGTACAAGGAGCGTAG CACTGCAACTAATGTCGAAATTGAGTTACCCGTGCCTACTGATGCTACTAATCCAAATGTCCGTACGTCAATGGGATCTGCTGCTTATGCCCCAGAAAATGATGCTCTAGTTTGGAAAATTAAATCTTTCCCGGGTGGTAAG GAATACATGTTAAGAGCAGAATTTAGGCTTCCTAGCATAACATCTGAGGAATCAGTGCCCGAGAGAAAAGCTCCTATAAGAGTGAAGTTTGAAATACCATATTTTACTGTTTCAGGAATACAG GTTCGATACTTGAAAATCATTGAGAAAAGCGGCTATCAGGCCCTTCCATGGGTGAGATACATTACAATGGCCGGTGAATACGAGCTGAGACTTATTTGA